A region of Candidatus Nitrospira nitrificans DNA encodes the following proteins:
- a CDS encoding DNA-3-methyladenine glycosylase family protein, whose protein sequence is MSPFDSDPTGYLSEVDPVMRRLIEEIGPCTLIPKIRRSPFESLVRAIAYQQLHDRAAECILQRFIALFPGRRFPRPDDLLAMNMRSVRKAGFSRPKILALRDLAAKTLDGTVPTNRLIRQLADDAIVDRLIEVRGIGRWTAEMLLIFQLGRPDVLPIDDFGLRNGFRIAYQRPAMPTPKQVLQYGERWKPYRTAAAWYLWRAADQKKSFKPAQL, encoded by the coding sequence GGTTGATCGAGGAAATCGGTCCCTGCACGTTGATTCCGAAGATACGCCGTTCGCCGTTCGAGTCATTGGTCCGAGCGATCGCCTATCAACAACTCCATGATAGAGCCGCGGAGTGCATCCTTCAACGCTTCATCGCGCTCTTTCCAGGCCGGAGGTTTCCCCGCCCGGATGATCTGCTCGCCATGAACATGAGATCGGTCAGGAAAGCCGGATTCTCCCGGCCGAAGATTTTGGCGCTTCGCGATCTGGCTGCAAAGACCCTGGACGGGACGGTGCCGACAAACCGTCTGATCAGGCAATTGGCCGATGACGCGATCGTTGATCGGCTGATCGAAGTCCGAGGGATCGGACGATGGACGGCCGAGATGCTGCTGATCTTTCAATTGGGTCGCCCCGATGTCTTGCCGATCGATGATTTCGGCTTGCGCAACGGATTCCGTATTGCGTACCAACGGCCGGCGATGCCCACGCCTAAACAAGTGCTACAGTATGGCGAGAGATGGAAGCCGTATCGTACGGCTGCCGCTTGGTACCTCTGGCGTGCGGCAGATCAGAAAAAGAGTTTCAAACCTGCCCAGTTGTGA
- a CDS encoding IS256 family transposase, whose protein sequence is MRRETRQRKQVLAGLRAMTGEDRMLGTLVRVIHSGKQALDAVMLEMGRMVGESIMLMEREEIAGPDYHPTDPALQKWAHEDGSIFLGDQKVKVTRPRLRHVTQGELTLQSYARMRAPGAFSEELLAKILRGVSAQRYADTVIEAAGAFGVSASSVSRKLVELTATKLKAFQQRSLADVTPFALFLDTIHRGGEAFLVALGVDQGGEKKALGFWQGSSENHEICEALFVDLERRGLVLSRRILFVTDGGSGLIKALRARFGKKLVHQRCAIHKSRNLQRHLAKPYRAEAHRRLMTALEQTSYADARRMLQELEAWLRTKNESAATSLREAFEELLTLHRLKVPPLLRKTLISTNPIESMFSLVRHSERNLKRIRGSVMLQRWLGTVLLCCEQRFRKVKGYAEITQIRATIETEQTEAASVPSKKAA, encoded by the coding sequence ATGAGGCGGGAGACCAGACAACGGAAACAGGTGTTGGCAGGATTGCGAGCGATGACGGGTGAGGACCGAATGCTGGGGACCCTGGTCCGTGTCATTCACTCCGGGAAACAAGCGTTGGATGCGGTGATGCTGGAGATGGGACGGATGGTGGGTGAGAGTATCATGCTGATGGAGCGCGAGGAGATCGCGGGACCGGACTACCATCCGACGGACCCTGCTCTTCAAAAGTGGGCGCATGAGGACGGCTCGATCTTCCTGGGAGACCAGAAGGTCAAGGTGACGCGCCCCCGCTTGCGGCACGTGACGCAGGGAGAGCTGACCCTGCAGTCCTATGCCCGGATGCGTGCGCCGGGGGCATTTTCGGAGGAACTGTTGGCGAAGATTCTCCGAGGCGTGTCGGCGCAGCGCTACGCGGACACCGTGATCGAGGCCGCAGGGGCGTTCGGCGTGTCCGCCTCCTCGGTCTCTCGCAAGCTCGTGGAGCTGACCGCGACGAAACTGAAGGCGTTCCAACAACGATCTCTGGCCGACGTCACGCCATTTGCCCTCTTCCTCGACACCATCCACCGAGGGGGCGAGGCGTTTCTCGTCGCCCTGGGGGTGGACCAGGGTGGGGAGAAGAAGGCCTTGGGGTTCTGGCAGGGCTCTTCAGAAAATCACGAGATCTGTGAGGCGCTGTTTGTGGACCTGGAGCGTCGCGGGCTGGTCCTCTCCCGCCGAATTCTGTTTGTCACCGATGGCGGCAGTGGGCTGATCAAGGCGCTTCGAGCCCGGTTCGGTAAGAAGCTGGTGCATCAACGCTGTGCTATTCACAAGAGCCGGAATCTACAGCGGCACCTGGCAAAGCCGTATCGGGCAGAGGCGCATCGGCGGCTGATGACGGCGTTGGAGCAGACCAGCTATGCCGACGCGAGGCGGATGCTGCAGGAGTTGGAGGCCTGGCTCCGAACCAAAAACGAATCAGCGGCCACATCGCTCCGGGAAGCCTTTGAGGAATTATTGACCCTGCATCGGCTGAAGGTGCCGCCCCTGCTGCGCAAGACGCTCATATCCACCAATCCAATCGAGAGCATGTTCTCGCTGGTCCGGCACAGTGAGCGGAACCTCAAGCGAATCCGCGGGAGTGTGATGCTTCAGCGGTGGCTGGGGACCGTGCTGCTCTGCTGTGAGCAGCGGTTCCGGAAGGTCAAGGGCTATGCCGAGATTACGCAGATCAGGGCCACAATTGAGACCGAGCAGACAGAGGCGGCCTCTGTGCCGAGCAAGAAGGCAGCCTGA